In one Micromonospora polyrhachis genomic region, the following are encoded:
- a CDS encoding universal stress protein → MSTGQVPSATPTPTPAHPTRPILVGYDGSDYSRAAVAWALDEGARSGNPVLLAYAFEWMTTGGWIGPGIGVGTWPDDVARREIEAVLREAVAEAATTHPGMDVRGEVFDGPPALILQERSANAALVVLGSRGHGGFTGLLAGSTTVSVAAHAHCPVVVVRNTEPGNPSPVGPVVVGLDGSEQSLLALDFAAERARSWGVPLRVARAWAPPASKWHPPEADLAQITVTEQRAVEKLLAGRLDRLQGVSTTVDVITEPPTAALVEASRGARLVVVGSRGRGGFRGLVLGSVSQQLMQHSHCPVAVVRELPPAGDGAGKSRS, encoded by the coding sequence ATGTCCACCGGCCAGGTACCGTCCGCCACACCGACGCCCACCCCCGCTCATCCGACCCGGCCGATCCTGGTCGGGTACGACGGCTCCGACTACTCCCGTGCCGCCGTCGCCTGGGCGCTCGACGAGGGTGCCCGCAGTGGCAATCCGGTCCTGCTCGCCTACGCCTTCGAGTGGATGACGACCGGCGGTTGGATCGGACCTGGCATCGGGGTCGGGACGTGGCCGGACGACGTGGCCCGCCGGGAGATCGAAGCGGTGCTGCGGGAGGCCGTCGCCGAGGCCGCCACCACCCACCCCGGTATGGACGTACGGGGTGAGGTCTTCGACGGGCCACCCGCGCTGATCCTCCAGGAGCGGTCTGCCAACGCGGCACTGGTGGTGCTGGGCAGCCGGGGACACGGCGGCTTCACCGGCCTGCTGGCCGGGTCGACCACCGTCTCGGTGGCCGCGCACGCGCACTGCCCGGTCGTCGTCGTACGTAATACCGAACCGGGTAACCCGTCGCCGGTCGGGCCGGTAGTCGTCGGGCTGGACGGTTCGGAGCAGTCCCTGCTGGCCCTGGACTTCGCCGCCGAGCGGGCCCGGAGTTGGGGCGTACCCCTGCGGGTCGCCCGGGCCTGGGCTCCGCCGGCCTCGAAGTGGCACCCGCCGGAGGCGGACCTCGCACAGATCACGGTCACCGAACAACGCGCCGTGGAGAAGCTGCTGGCCGGCCGGTTGGACCGGTTGCAGGGTGTCTCCACGACCGTCGATGTGATCACCGAGCCGCCGACCGCTGCCCTGGTCGAGGCCTCCCGGGGCGCGCGCCTGGTTGTGGTCGGCTCTCGGGGACGCGGCGGATTCCGCGGGCTGGTGCTCGGTTCGGTCAGTCAGCAGCTCATGCAGCACAGCCACTGCCCGGTCGCGGTCGTCCGGGAGCTACCGCCGGCCGGCGACGGGGCGGGCAAGAGCCGCAGCTGA
- a CDS encoding phosphoketolase family protein, whose amino-acid sequence MPEPGRAVLPEQPASLSGPELHRLDAYWRAANYLTVGQIYLLDNPLLHRPLTPADIKPRLLGHWGTGPGLNLLYAHLNRAIIRRDLSMIFVTGPGHGGPAIVANTWLEGTYSQCYPDVGRDATGMARLFRQFSFPGGIPSHVAAEVPGSIHEGGELGYSLMHAYGAAFDDPELVVACVIGDGEAETGPLAGSWLSNVFLNPARDGAVLPILHLNGYKIANPTVLDRIPREDLLAMLHGFGYQPYVVDAGAGQDSHRVHQELAAALDRALDEIATIQRQARTTGQPVRRPRWPMLVLRTPKGWTGPQQVGGHQVEGTFHAHQVPLAGVRDDPDHLAVLERWLRGYRPEELFDADGVPVAVVTESCPSGAHRMSANPVANGGLLLRELDLPDFREYAVPVPEPGATVAGATGVLGGWVRDVIAANPDRFRLFAPDEVASNRLDAAFEVTDRRFLGAIEPGDDHLSPDGRVLEVLSEHLCQGWLEGYLLTGRHGLFTSYEAFIHIVDSMVNQHAKWLKVSREIAWRRPIASLNYLLSSHVWQQDHNGFSHQDPGFIDHVMNKKAQVVRVYLPPDANTLLVTMDHCLRSRQYVNVVVAGKHPAPCWLSMDDAVRHCRHGLDVWAWAGTAGAAEPDVVLACAGDVPTLETLAAADLLRQHLPWLKVRVVNVVDLMRLQPETMHPHGLSDEVFDRVFTRDKPVIFAYHGYPWLIHRLTYRRTNHQNLHVRGYQEEGTTTTPFDMLMLNDLDRFHLVLDVIDRVPGLADRATELRRLMVEARRECRDHTRRYGEDAPRVTEWRWMGTRPG is encoded by the coding sequence ATGCCGGAGCCCGGCCGAGCAGTGCTGCCAGAGCAGCCGGCTTCGTTGAGCGGTCCGGAACTACATCGGCTGGACGCCTACTGGCGAGCCGCCAACTATCTGACCGTCGGGCAGATCTACCTGCTGGACAATCCGCTGCTGCACCGGCCGCTGACTCCGGCGGACATCAAGCCCCGGCTGCTGGGGCACTGGGGTACCGGGCCGGGGCTCAACTTGCTCTACGCACACCTCAACCGGGCGATCATCCGCCGCGACCTGAGCATGATCTTCGTGACCGGGCCGGGGCACGGCGGGCCGGCGATCGTGGCGAACACCTGGCTGGAGGGCACCTACAGCCAGTGCTATCCGGACGTCGGCCGAGACGCCACCGGCATGGCCCGGCTGTTTCGGCAGTTCTCCTTCCCCGGTGGCATCCCGAGCCACGTCGCCGCCGAGGTGCCGGGCTCGATCCACGAGGGCGGCGAACTCGGCTACTCACTGATGCACGCGTACGGGGCCGCGTTCGACGATCCCGAACTGGTGGTGGCCTGCGTGATCGGCGACGGCGAGGCCGAAACGGGACCGTTGGCCGGCAGTTGGCTGTCCAACGTCTTCCTCAATCCGGCGCGGGACGGCGCGGTGCTACCGATCCTGCACCTCAACGGTTACAAGATCGCCAACCCGACGGTGCTCGACCGGATCCCCCGCGAGGATCTGCTGGCGATGCTGCACGGCTTCGGCTACCAGCCGTACGTCGTCGACGCCGGGGCCGGACAGGACAGCCACCGGGTCCACCAGGAACTGGCCGCCGCCCTGGACCGGGCGCTCGACGAGATCGCCACCATCCAACGTCAGGCCCGCACCACGGGTCAACCGGTACGACGACCCCGGTGGCCGATGCTGGTGCTGCGTACGCCGAAGGGCTGGACCGGCCCGCAACAGGTCGGTGGCCACCAGGTCGAGGGCACCTTCCACGCCCACCAGGTGCCGCTGGCCGGGGTACGGGACGACCCCGACCACCTCGCCGTCCTGGAGCGGTGGCTGCGCGGCTACCGGCCGGAGGAGTTGTTCGACGCCGATGGCGTGCCGGTGGCGGTGGTGACCGAGTCGTGCCCGAGCGGAGCTCACCGGATGAGCGCGAATCCGGTCGCCAACGGCGGTCTGCTTTTGCGCGAGCTGGATCTGCCCGACTTCCGCGAGTACGCCGTACCGGTGCCGGAGCCGGGCGCGACGGTGGCCGGCGCAACCGGTGTGCTCGGCGGCTGGGTACGCGACGTGATCGCGGCCAACCCCGACCGGTTCCGCCTCTTCGCCCCCGACGAGGTGGCCTCCAACCGGCTGGACGCCGCCTTCGAGGTCACCGATCGACGTTTCCTGGGAGCCATCGAGCCCGGCGACGACCATCTCTCCCCCGACGGGCGGGTGCTGGAGGTGCTCTCCGAGCATCTGTGCCAGGGCTGGTTGGAGGGCTACCTGCTGACCGGCCGGCACGGCCTCTTCACCAGTTACGAGGCGTTCATCCACATCGTGGATTCGATGGTCAACCAGCACGCCAAGTGGCTCAAGGTGAGCCGCGAGATCGCCTGGCGTCGGCCCATCGCATCGCTGAACTACCTGCTGTCCAGTCACGTCTGGCAGCAGGACCACAACGGTTTCTCCCACCAGGATCCCGGTTTCATCGACCACGTCATGAACAAGAAGGCGCAGGTGGTCCGGGTCTACCTGCCGCCGGACGCCAACACGTTGCTGGTCACCATGGACCACTGTCTGCGCAGCCGGCAGTACGTGAACGTGGTGGTGGCCGGTAAACACCCGGCTCCCTGTTGGCTGTCGATGGACGATGCGGTCCGGCACTGCCGGCACGGGCTGGACGTCTGGGCCTGGGCCGGCACCGCCGGAGCGGCCGAGCCGGACGTGGTGCTGGCCTGCGCCGGGGACGTACCGACGTTGGAGACGCTCGCCGCCGCGGACCTGTTGCGCCAACACCTGCCCTGGTTGAAGGTGCGGGTGGTCAATGTGGTGGATCTCATGCGGCTGCAACCGGAGACCATGCACCCGCACGGTCTCTCCGACGAGGTCTTCGACCGGGTCTTCACCCGGGACAAGCCGGTCATCTTCGCCTACCACGGTTATCCCTGGTTGATCCACCGGCTCACCTACCGGCGGACCAACCACCAGAACCTGCACGTACGCGGTTACCAGGAGGAGGGCACCACGACGACGCCGTTCGACATGCTGATGCTCAACGACCTCGACCGCTTCCACCTGGTGCTCGACGTGATCGACCGGGTACCCGGGCTCGCCGACCGGGCAACGGAGCTACGCCGGCTCATGGTGGAGGCCCGCCGGGAATGCCGTGATCACACCCGGCGGTATGGTGAGGATGCCCCCCGGGTTACCGAATGGCGCTGGATGGGTACGCGACCCGGCTGA
- a CDS encoding serine acetyltransferase: MFDTLRRDFRRNRDPLARIVLTVFRFGQWTVARRTLTRRLSTIPYKLLNLLVVRLGTNSDLPRELRCGPGLKLFHPYGLVLHRDARLGENINMYHHVTIGRKDFTGEPVIESEVTFGAGAVVLGPVTIGYRAKIGAGATVLDDVPAYGTAVGPRASVRGPANLSVRP; this comes from the coding sequence ATGTTCGACACGTTGCGTAGGGATTTTCGGCGAAATCGAGATCCACTCGCCAGGATCGTGCTGACCGTGTTCCGGTTCGGCCAGTGGACGGTGGCCCGCCGTACGCTGACGCGCCGGCTGTCGACCATCCCGTACAAGCTGCTCAACCTTCTGGTGGTGCGGCTCGGCACCAACAGCGACCTGCCCCGGGAACTGCGCTGCGGGCCGGGACTCAAGCTGTTCCACCCCTACGGGCTTGTGCTGCACCGGGATGCCCGCCTCGGCGAAAATATCAACATGTATCACCATGTGACCATCGGTCGGAAGGACTTCACCGGCGAGCCCGTGATCGAATCCGAGGTGACCTTCGGAGCGGGTGCGGTCGTGCTGGGACCGGTCACGATCGGCTACCGGGCGAAGATCGGCGCGGGCGCGACGGTCCTCGACGACGTACCCGCCTACGGCACCGCCGTCGGGCCGCGCGCCTCGGTACGCGGCCCCGCCAACCTGTCCGTACGCCCCTGA
- a CDS encoding phytanoyl-CoA dioxygenase family protein codes for MEQLSVPAGQANDVMTAAEVEAFWRNGFAGPFPLDIPADELAELGNQCERIVVERQSHPLYDRYALRDWHLIDKDLERLFTQDAIVNRVVQLLGPDLLLWRSKIFYKPPGADAIGWHQEWGKFDGEEIGNSTPSLQPPVFGEDIWDLTIWVALDDVTPENGPLQFAAGTNRTKVPWSKVPMTQSAFYEEPFEGLTKEQIVARTRNSELVLDIDTADWLDGFDVDTASLPELTDHLRRRFDQLSAKFTEFEPDPDTVATMEMPRGSFVIFSERTMHGSPANNSDRRRMAVNCRIAKADTLVYPGRLAGDMIDGSNLDISRHESVLVAGEAVETRNVIRR; via the coding sequence GTGGAACAGCTTTCTGTGCCTGCCGGGCAGGCCAACGACGTGATGACCGCAGCGGAGGTGGAGGCATTCTGGCGTAACGGGTTCGCCGGGCCCTTCCCTCTCGACATACCCGCCGACGAACTGGCCGAGCTGGGTAACCAGTGTGAGCGCATCGTCGTCGAACGACAGTCGCATCCCCTCTACGACCGGTACGCCCTGCGCGACTGGCACCTCATCGACAAGGACCTGGAGCGGCTCTTCACCCAGGACGCGATCGTCAACCGGGTCGTCCAACTGCTCGGCCCCGACCTGCTGCTCTGGCGGTCGAAGATCTTCTACAAGCCGCCGGGCGCCGACGCCATCGGTTGGCACCAGGAGTGGGGCAAGTTCGACGGGGAGGAGATCGGCAACTCGACGCCCTCGTTGCAGCCACCGGTCTTCGGCGAGGACATCTGGGACCTCACCATCTGGGTGGCACTCGACGATGTCACCCCCGAGAACGGCCCGTTGCAGTTCGCCGCGGGGACCAACCGGACCAAGGTGCCGTGGAGCAAGGTGCCGATGACCCAGTCAGCGTTCTATGAGGAGCCGTTCGAGGGGCTGACCAAGGAACAGATCGTCGCGCGTACCCGCAACAGTGAACTCGTCCTGGACATCGACACGGCGGACTGGCTTGACGGGTTCGACGTGGACACGGCGAGTCTGCCCGAACTGACGGACCACCTCCGCCGCCGGTTCGACCAGCTCTCCGCCAAGTTCACCGAGTTCGAGCCGGACCCGGACACGGTGGCGACCATGGAGATGCCGCGCGGCAGTTTCGTCATCTTCAGCGAGCGCACGATGCACGGGTCACCGGCGAACAACTCCGACCGGCGACGGATGGCCGTCAACTGTCGGATCGCCAAGGCGGACACCCTGGTGTATCCGGGTCGTCTCGCCGGCGACATGATCGACGGGTCCAACCTCGACATCAGTCGGCATGAGAGCGTGCTGGTCGCCGGCGAAGCCGTGGAGACACGCAACGTCATCCGCCGCTAG
- a CDS encoding diacylglycerol/lipid kinase family protein yields the protein MDGLGDTSRRGGPRSAVVVNPVKPVDFDALRRKINRMLAAAGWPPPLWLETTVEDPGEGQTRQAIEAGAEVVFVCGGDGTIMSCVSALVGTDVAMAILPCGTGNLLAANLGLPSDLSANIEAAMAGVRRQIDVGVIEGRFFTVMAGMGFDAQLLKSTSESTKARIGWPAYLVGGVRHLRDRPMRVSIRIDGQPPVRRRARTVLVANVGRLQGGVRLLTAAEPDDGFLDVAVLTPRTIGHWLSLGWAVLFRRTRVPRMEVFRGRRVEVTSNRAQPRELDGDVIEPGRTLRVKVQPLALWLCVPQPARGTDRPWDVLARFRFMEEVGWPGSGARAGRSDPEA from the coding sequence GTGGACGGGCTAGGCGATACGAGCAGACGAGGCGGACCACGCTCCGCTGTCGTGGTCAATCCGGTGAAACCGGTCGACTTCGACGCCCTGCGGCGAAAGATCAACCGGATGCTCGCGGCAGCCGGCTGGCCGCCGCCGCTCTGGCTGGAGACGACGGTGGAGGACCCCGGAGAGGGCCAGACCCGCCAGGCGATCGAGGCGGGTGCCGAGGTCGTCTTCGTCTGCGGTGGCGATGGCACGATCATGTCGTGCGTCAGCGCCCTGGTCGGCACCGACGTCGCCATGGCCATCCTGCCCTGCGGGACGGGCAATCTGCTCGCCGCCAACCTCGGCCTTCCCAGCGACCTCAGCGCCAACATCGAAGCGGCGATGGCCGGAGTCCGGCGGCAGATCGACGTGGGAGTGATCGAGGGCCGGTTCTTCACCGTCATGGCCGGGATGGGCTTCGACGCACAGCTGCTCAAATCCACCTCGGAGTCGACCAAGGCGCGGATCGGTTGGCCGGCCTACCTGGTCGGGGGTGTCCGCCACCTGCGGGACCGACCCATGCGGGTGTCGATCCGGATCGACGGCCAACCCCCGGTACGTCGTCGGGCGCGCACCGTGCTGGTGGCCAACGTCGGACGGCTCCAGGGCGGCGTACGACTGCTGACCGCAGCCGAACCGGACGACGGTTTCCTGGATGTGGCGGTGCTGACCCCGCGCACCATCGGGCACTGGCTGTCGCTCGGTTGGGCGGTGCTGTTCCGGCGGACCCGGGTGCCCCGGATGGAGGTGTTCCGGGGCCGGCGGGTGGAGGTGACCAGCAACCGGGCCCAACCGCGCGAGTTGGACGGGGACGTGATCGAACCGGGCCGCACCCTGCGGGTGAAGGTGCAGCCGCTCGCCCTGTGGCTCTGTGTGCCCCAGCCCGCCCGCGGGACGGACCGACCATGGGACGTGCTCGCTCGGTTCCGCTTCATGGAGGAGGTCGGCTGGCCCGGTTCCGGTGCGAGGGCCGGTCGGTCCGACCCTGAAGCGTAG
- a CDS encoding bifunctional 4-hydroxy-2-oxoglutarate aldolase/2-dehydro-3-deoxy-phosphogluconate aldolase encodes MNLREVLRAHRLLAVVRADDPDAALDSVLVLAEAGITLIEVSLTSKDAIGVLVRARAALGPEVPLGAGTVLTEADVVQAEQAGAAFVVMPGLAPALAESVRLGLPALVGALTPTEVISASVAGASAVKLFPAAPGGVDYLRTLREPFPDVPFVPFGGVDVESARAYLAAGAVAVGVGSALLGDATRGGDLTHLRERATAFHTALM; translated from the coding sequence GTGAACCTGCGAGAGGTGTTACGTGCGCACCGACTGCTGGCCGTCGTACGCGCCGACGACCCAGACGCGGCCCTGGACAGCGTCCTCGTCCTCGCCGAGGCCGGGATCACCCTGATCGAGGTGTCGCTGACCTCGAAGGACGCGATCGGGGTGCTGGTCCGGGCCCGGGCGGCGCTGGGGCCCGAGGTGCCGTTGGGGGCGGGTACGGTCCTCACCGAGGCGGACGTGGTGCAGGCGGAACAGGCCGGGGCTGCCTTCGTCGTGATGCCCGGTCTGGCACCGGCCCTGGCCGAATCGGTCCGGCTGGGCCTGCCGGCACTGGTCGGGGCACTGACCCCGACCGAGGTGATCTCCGCCAGTGTGGCCGGGGCCTCGGCCGTGAAGCTCTTCCCCGCCGCGCCCGGTGGTGTCGACTACCTCCGTACGCTGCGGGAGCCCTTTCCCGATGTGCCGTTCGTGCCGTTCGGCGGCGTCGACGTCGAGTCGGCCCGCGCGTACCTGGCGGCCGGAGCGGTGGCGGTGGGGGTCGGCAGCGCCCTGCTTGGGGACGCGACGCGCGGCGGTGACCTGACCCACCTCCGCGAGCGCGCCACCGCCTTCCACACCGCTCTGATGTGA
- a CDS encoding universal stress protein, with the protein MTCPATGPVVVGVDDSPVSRSAVRLAAREAATHQLPLRVVHVFDWGPDPTSPQAELRDSAEQMLADAMAIAVADEPEIEVTTAIIEGHPIVTLLREAAAATLIVVGDGNLATRSNISVDATAVQIAARAGCGALIAREESPPLGPILVGFDGSASSRSALDFAFDSAQRRGRELSVVRVVEAMKAIGDVEAAPVVTDGVGDELAEALAPWQSRYPSVTVTQRVLAGDPDEILVEESRSAELVAVGARGEQPWRGALGAVSQALLYHSPRPVLIVRHPAEQ; encoded by the coding sequence ATGACCTGTCCGGCCACCGGCCCGGTCGTTGTCGGGGTAGACGACTCGCCGGTGAGCCGCAGCGCCGTACGGTTGGCCGCCCGTGAGGCCGCGACACACCAGTTGCCCCTGCGGGTCGTACACGTCTTCGACTGGGGGCCCGACCCGACGTCACCCCAGGCCGAACTGCGGGACTCCGCCGAGCAGATGCTCGCCGACGCGATGGCCATCGCCGTCGCGGACGAGCCGGAGATCGAGGTGACGACCGCGATCATCGAGGGACACCCCATCGTCACCCTGCTACGGGAGGCCGCCGCCGCCACACTGATCGTCGTGGGCGACGGGAACCTGGCGACCCGTAGCAACATCTCCGTCGATGCCACTGCCGTGCAGATCGCCGCCCGGGCCGGCTGCGGCGCGCTGATCGCCCGCGAGGAATCGCCGCCCCTCGGGCCGATCCTGGTCGGTTTCGACGGTTCGGCGAGCTCGCGTAGCGCCCTCGACTTCGCCTTCGACTCGGCGCAGCGTCGCGGCCGGGAGTTGTCCGTGGTCCGGGTGGTGGAGGCGATGAAGGCGATCGGTGACGTCGAAGCGGCGCCGGTGGTCACCGACGGGGTCGGCGACGAACTCGCCGAGGCGCTCGCCCCGTGGCAGAGCCGCTACCCGTCGGTCACCGTCACCCAACGCGTACTCGCCGGCGACCCGGACGAGATCCTGGTCGAGGAGTCGCGTTCGGCCGAGCTCGTCGCGGTGGGTGCCCGAGGTGAGCAGCCCTGGCGCGGTGCTCTCGGCGCGGTCAGCCAGGCCCTGCTCTACCACTCGCCGAGGCCGGTACTGATCGTCCGGCATCCGGCGGAGCAGTGA
- the cpt gene encoding chloramphenicol phosphotransferase CPT, whose translation MTTQVIVLNGGSSSGKSGIARCLQAVLPDPWLVIGVDTLIEAMPASMQASAAGIEFAPDGGVSVGADFRRLDAAWMAGVAAMVRASARIIVDDVFLGGGASQQRWREALGGLTVLWVGVRCAGAVAAGREIARGDRVQGMAAAQAEMVHQGVVYDLEVDTTRAESLACARTIAARIG comes from the coding sequence GTGACAACTCAGGTGATCGTGCTGAACGGCGGTTCCAGTTCGGGAAAGTCGGGGATCGCGCGGTGTCTACAGGCGGTCCTGCCGGACCCGTGGTTGGTTATCGGAGTCGACACGCTGATCGAAGCGATGCCCGCGTCCATGCAGGCGTCAGCGGCGGGGATCGAGTTCGCCCCAGATGGTGGAGTGAGTGTCGGGGCGGACTTCCGGCGGTTGGACGCCGCGTGGATGGCGGGGGTCGCGGCGATGGTTCGCGCCAGCGCCCGGATCATCGTCGACGACGTCTTCCTCGGTGGTGGGGCATCACAGCAACGCTGGCGGGAGGCGCTCGGCGGGTTGACCGTCCTGTGGGTCGGCGTCCGATGTGCAGGCGCGGTCGCCGCCGGTCGTGAGATCGCCCGGGGCGACCGCGTCCAGGGAATGGCCGCGGCACAGGCGGAAATGGTCCATCAAGGCGTGGTCTACGACCTGGAGGTGGACACCACCCGTGCCGAGTCCCTCGCGTGCGCGCGAACCATCGCGGCCCGGATCGGGTGA
- a CDS encoding Acg family FMN-binding oxidoreductase, whose product MTDETPETSRSVTAALTEAARAAGYAPSVHNTQPWRWRVLPEQLELHAVRGRQLATTDPDGRLLAISCGTALHHARVALAALGWAVTVDRLPDPADPDLLARLTATEPTARPTDSAESLACLRARRTDRRPVSDEAAPTDALRTIAKAASAEGTQAQLLNSDQVLELAAAAARAASVEAKDPLVRAELDYWTGRAGPTGTGLPADVLPEHAPQTTVPARDFGREGTLPIGPGHDRAASYALLYGDEDEPVNWLRAGEALSAAWLTATRLGVSLTPLSAAIEVTNTRQALRRLLADLGYPYLVLRLGLPDRTGAEPARTPRLPVEQVVDTSAIEGSS is encoded by the coding sequence ATGACCGACGAGACACCGGAGACCAGCCGGTCGGTGACCGCCGCGCTCACGGAGGCCGCCCGGGCGGCCGGCTACGCACCCTCGGTACACAACACCCAGCCGTGGCGGTGGCGGGTCCTGCCCGAGCAGCTGGAGTTGCATGCCGTACGGGGCCGGCAACTCGCCACCACCGACCCCGACGGACGGTTGCTCGCGATCAGCTGCGGAACCGCCCTGCACCATGCCCGGGTGGCACTCGCCGCGCTGGGTTGGGCCGTCACCGTCGACCGGCTACCCGATCCGGCCGACCCGGACCTGCTGGCCCGGCTGACCGCCACCGAACCGACGGCCCGCCCGACCGACTCGGCCGAGTCGCTGGCATGTCTGCGGGCTCGGCGGACCGACCGCCGGCCTGTCAGCGACGAGGCAGCACCGACCGACGCGTTGCGGACGATCGCGAAGGCGGCATCGGCCGAGGGTACGCAGGCGCAGCTGCTCAATTCCGATCAGGTGCTGGAGTTGGCTGCGGCGGCGGCCCGAGCGGCCAGTGTGGAGGCCAAGGATCCGCTGGTCCGTGCCGAGTTGGACTACTGGACCGGCCGCGCCGGGCCCACCGGCACCGGCCTACCAGCGGATGTGCTGCCAGAACACGCGCCGCAGACCACTGTGCCGGCACGGGACTTCGGTCGGGAGGGCACGCTGCCGATCGGTCCGGGCCACGACCGGGCGGCCAGCTACGCGCTGCTCTATGGTGACGAGGACGAACCGGTGAACTGGCTTCGGGCCGGGGAGGCACTCTCCGCCGCCTGGCTGACCGCCACCCGGTTGGGCGTGTCGCTCACCCCGCTGAGCGCGGCGATCGAGGTGACCAACACCCGGCAAGCGCTGCGGCGGCTCCTCGCCGACCTCGGCTACCCGTACCTCGTGTTGCGGTTGGGCCTGCCCGACCGGACCGGGGCCGAACCGGCTCGTACTCCACGGTTGCCGGTGGAGCAGGTGGTGGACACCTCGGCGATCGAAGGTTCTTCCTGA
- a CDS encoding PP2C family protein-serine/threonine phosphatase yields MLTESDIVRYFECGTHRLTVAGGSRVGNRYPANFDVLHVDPALPFVAVADGMGAGQGSTVAGTTAMETFVAAVRAAGPSAGAAHLRAAVATAQTRVRAAGAQLDELTGCTLTALLVGPTGTDAWITQIGDSRAYRLRNGLLELLTVDHTAAWLGAVYGWYPADSPQAAAARYQLARYLGHPDEPEADLLNVSLRPGDVYCLCTDGVSEPIGYDRLRQLLDGEPANAVRVLLADTLATGGRDNATITVLKVGAGG; encoded by the coding sequence ATGCTGACCGAGAGCGACATCGTCCGCTACTTCGAGTGCGGCACACACCGGCTGACCGTTGCCGGCGGCAGCCGGGTCGGCAACCGCTACCCGGCCAACTTCGATGTGCTGCACGTCGACCCTGCGCTGCCGTTCGTCGCGGTGGCCGACGGCATGGGTGCCGGGCAGGGCAGCACGGTGGCCGGTACGACAGCGATGGAGACCTTCGTCGCCGCCGTACGGGCGGCCGGACCGAGCGCCGGAGCGGCCCACCTCCGGGCCGCGGTCGCCACGGCGCAGACCCGGGTCCGTGCTGCCGGCGCCCAACTGGACGAGTTGACCGGCTGCACGTTGACCGCGCTGCTCGTCGGCCCGACCGGTACCGACGCGTGGATCACCCAGATCGGCGACTCGCGCGCCTACCGGCTCCGCAACGGCCTGCTGGAGCTGCTCACCGTCGACCACACGGCAGCCTGGCTCGGAGCCGTCTACGGCTGGTATCCGGCCGACTCACCCCAGGCGGCGGCCGCCCGTTACCAACTGGCCCGCTATCTGGGGCATCCGGACGAACCCGAAGCCGACCTGCTCAACGTCTCGCTGCGTCCCGGGGACGTCTACTGCCTCTGCACGGATGGCGTGAGCGAACCGATCGGCTACGACCGCCTGCGGCAGTTGCTCGACGGCGAGCCGGCCAACGCGGTACGGGTCCTGCTGGCCGACACCCTGGCCACCGGGGGCCGGGACAACGCGACGATCACCGTGCTCAAGGTGGGTGCCGGCGGGTAG